Proteins encoded together in one Catellatospora citrea window:
- a CDS encoding ABC transporter ATP-binding protein, translating into MPNDALSATGIDCSYGPVQVLFGVDLRVGPGELVGLCGPNGVGKSTLLRVLSGLHRPTAGRVELFGADVTGVPAVRRVRLGLATVVGQAAFGSLSVLDNLRLHGYAMPPAQARGGVDAALAVFPRLAQRAHQPAATLSGGERQMLVLAKALIQRPRLLLVDELSLGLAPIVVGGLLELLRRLNATGMSVLVVEQSVNVALSLVDRICFMERGAIAAEHRPADLAARPELVRSLMLGGHA; encoded by the coding sequence TTGCCGAATGACGCGCTCTCGGCCACCGGGATCGACTGCTCCTACGGCCCGGTGCAGGTGCTGTTCGGGGTGGACCTGCGGGTCGGGCCCGGCGAGCTGGTGGGCCTGTGCGGCCCGAACGGGGTAGGCAAGTCCACGCTGCTGCGGGTGCTGTCGGGCCTGCACCGGCCGACGGCGGGCCGGGTGGAGCTGTTCGGCGCGGACGTCACCGGCGTCCCGGCGGTGCGCCGGGTCCGGCTCGGCCTGGCCACCGTCGTGGGCCAGGCCGCGTTCGGCTCGCTGTCCGTGCTCGACAACCTGCGCCTGCACGGGTACGCCATGCCGCCCGCCCAGGCCCGCGGCGGCGTCGACGCCGCCCTGGCCGTGTTCCCGCGCCTGGCGCAGCGGGCACACCAGCCCGCCGCGACGCTGTCCGGCGGCGAGCGCCAGATGCTCGTCCTCGCCAAGGCGCTGATCCAGCGCCCGCGGCTGCTGCTCGTCGACGAGCTGTCGCTCGGCCTGGCCCCGATCGTGGTCGGCGGCCTGCTGGAGCTGCTGCGGCGGCTGAACGCGACCGGCATGTCCGTCCTGGTCGTCGAGCAGTCGGTGAACGTGGCGCTGTCCCTGGTCGACCGGATCTGCTTCATGGAGCGGGGCGCCATCGCCGCCGAGCACCGCCCGGCGGACCTGGCCGCCCGGCCGGAGCTGGTGCGCTCGCTGATGCTGGGCGGGCACGCATGA
- a CDS encoding WxL protein peptidoglycan domain-containing protein produces MAIWSRTAAVALAAALLAVTAPVPAQAAGNGRWAVVPTPPDRPGPAPRQYFFLESPPGRTVIDSVRVANLTDRPMTLRLYGADAFNTSADGGFGLRPQTERQQGIGAWTQLGLAEVVVPAKRQTDIPFTITVPANAPPGDHVGGVVAAESTPSGQLAEGGLTVGVTHAVAARVYLRVSGPTAPGLAVEELAADSGELTYTLANTGNIHLAPALTVTSSGLFGHTVAAAGPGSQLDLVPGARTRLRAALRGVWPVDVVTTTVTATAEGGVRATGSTTTVTGVLPALGVLALLVLVAILLIRRRRQARRLRPRGLA; encoded by the coding sequence ATGGCCATCTGGTCGCGTACGGCCGCAGTGGCGCTGGCCGCCGCACTGCTCGCCGTCACGGCGCCGGTCCCCGCCCAGGCCGCGGGCAACGGCCGCTGGGCGGTCGTGCCCACCCCGCCGGACAGGCCCGGCCCCGCCCCGCGCCAGTACTTCTTCCTGGAGTCGCCCCCCGGCCGCACCGTCATCGACTCGGTGCGGGTGGCGAACCTGACCGACCGCCCGATGACCCTGCGCCTGTACGGCGCGGACGCCTTCAACACCAGCGCCGACGGCGGGTTCGGGTTGCGCCCGCAGACCGAGCGGCAGCAGGGGATCGGCGCGTGGACGCAGCTGGGCCTGGCCGAGGTCGTCGTGCCCGCCAAGCGCCAGACCGACATCCCGTTCACCATCACCGTCCCGGCCAACGCCCCGCCCGGCGACCACGTCGGCGGCGTCGTCGCGGCCGAGTCCACGCCGAGCGGCCAACTCGCCGAGGGCGGCTTGACGGTCGGCGTCACCCACGCCGTGGCCGCCCGGGTCTACCTGCGGGTCAGCGGCCCGACGGCGCCCGGCCTGGCCGTCGAGGAGCTGGCCGCCGACTCCGGCGAGCTGACCTACACACTGGCCAACACCGGCAACATCCACCTCGCGCCGGCCCTCACGGTGACCTCGTCCGGCCTGTTCGGACACACCGTCGCCGCGGCCGGACCCGGCTCGCAGCTCGACCTCGTGCCAGGCGCGCGCACCCGGTTGCGGGCGGCGCTGCGTGGCGTATGGCCGGTCGACGTCGTCACCACCACCGTCACCGCCACCGCCGAGGGCGGCGTGCGCGCCACCGGGTCGACGACCACGGTCACCGGCGTACTGCCCGCCCTCGGCGTGCTCGCCCTGCTCGTGCTCGTGGCGATCCTGCTGATCCGGCGTCGCCGTCAGGCCCGCCGCCTGCGCCCGCGAGGTCTGGCATGA